In a single window of the Vitis vinifera cultivar Pinot Noir 40024 chromosome 6, ASM3070453v1 genome:
- the LOC100248543 gene encoding uncharacterized protein LOC100248543, whose product MNEQLNQFHMMNQPQAMMNRSYGLWPQQNPSQILRNPNFNVPNQSMAVRNNWKGKNKVPDNRKSGGVGYKPPTLQELQSQNRLKARRFYHPKKKFNNRSAPYAPRNTTSFIIRAKKAGGIASLVSPCPVTPAVLPTPVLSPSTEVLGDMAKEEWGVDGYGTMNGLIRLRDEAEVNEEEEEEGGGSSDSDVEEHVEVERRLDQDLSRFEMIYPNYGGLDYNHVLENRVDDRDAHILQLEEENLTLKEKLFLMGREMEDLKRRLLRLERRSQGLEDANEEVVENESESESGDRDDNAIMRENNDVNNKDVVNNEDVVNHKDAVKVNNGEVNNEDVAQMKEDNNNEAADSSDLQMEELASVRNEVIAEEDRVQG is encoded by the coding sequence ATGAACGAACAGTTGAATCAATTTCATATGATGAATCAGCCTCAGGCTATGATGAATCGAAGCTACGGGCTCTGGCCGCAACAGAACCCTTCTCAGATTCTTAGGAACCCTAATTTCAATGTACCGAATCAGTCTATGGCGGTTCGTAACAATTGGAAGGGGAAGAACAAGGTTCCCGATAATCGGAAATCGGGAGGAGTCGGGTACAAACCTCCGACTCTGCAGGAATTGCAGTCGCAGAATCGGTTGAAGGCTAGGAGGTTTTACCACCCTAAGAAGAAGTTTAACAATCGATCTGCACCGTATGCGCCTAGGAACACGACGTCCTTTATAATTCGAGCAAAGAAGGCGGGTGGGATCGCATCGCTGGTTTCGCCGTGTCCGGTGACGCCGGCGGTGTTGCCAACACCGGTTTTATCACCGTCGACGGAGGTTTTGGGGGATATGGCTAAGGAGGAGTGGGGTGTAGATGGGTATGGGACGATGAATGGCTTGATTAGGCTACGAGATGAAGCGGAGGTGAAtgaggaggaggaagaggaggGAGGAGGATCGAGTGACAGTGATGTGGAGGAGCATGTGGAggtggaaaggagattggatcAAGATTTGAGTAGGTTTGAGATGATTTATCCGAATTATGGTGGGCTTGATTACaatcatgtgttggagaataGGGTGGATGATCGAGATGCACATATACTGCAATtggaagaagaaaatttgaCATTGAAGGAGAAGCTGTTTTTGATGGGGAGGGAAATGGAGGACTTGAAGAGGAGGTTGCTGCGCTTGGAGAGAAGGAGCCAAGGATTGGAGGATGCTAATGAGGAGGTGGTGGAGAATGAATCGGAAAGTGAGAGTGGAGATAGAGATGACAATGCTATTATGCGTGAGAATAATGACGTGAATAATAAAGATGTTGTCAATAATGAAGATGTTGTGAATCACAAAGATGCTGTGAAAGTGAACAATGGTGAAGTGAACAACGAGGATGTTGCGCAAATGAAAGAGGACAATAACAATGAAGCAGCAGACAGTAGCGACCTCCAAATGGAGGAGCTTGCATCTGTGAGGAATGAAGTGATCGCGGAGGAGGACAGGGTCCAAGGATGA
- the LOC100257060 gene encoding probable plastid-lipid-associated protein 12, chloroplastic: protein MAIEIANLGFQLNPLPTFSPVFVPRTVLKSSKRCRFDRRNLLLLRPPASSLVDEQPQVSFTEPENRLIDSLVGIQGRGRSASPQQLSDVESAVQALEGLGGVPDPTSSSLIEGRWQLMFTTRPGTASPIQRTFVGVDNFNVFQEVYLRTDDPRVSNIVRFSEAIGELKVEAAASIKDGKRILFRFDRAAFSFKFLPFKVPYPVPFRLLGDEAKGWLDTTYLSQSGNLRISRGNKGTTFVLQKNTEPRQRFLSVISKGTGVMEAINEFISLNQNKATGEPQLLEGEWQMIWSSQQETDSWLENAANGLMGTQIVKGEQLKFVVDILLGFRFSMIGTFVKTGATTYEVTMNDAAIVAGPVGLPMEMESKFNLELLYTDDKIRITRGFRNITFVHLRVG from the exons ATGGCGATTGAGATCGCAAATCTAGGGTTTCAGTTGAATCCACTTCCCACATTCTCACCAGTCTTCGTTCCAAGAACGGTCCTCAAATCCTCTAAACGGTGTCGTTTCGATCGGAgaaaccttcttcttcttcgccCTCCGGCCTCGTCTCTCGTCGACGAACAGCCACAGGTCTCCTTCACGGAACCGGAGAATCGCCTTATCGATTCACTCGTCGGAATACAAGGTCGCGGTCGCTCGGCGTCTCCTCAGCAGCTCAGT GATGTTGAAAGTGCAGTGCAAGCTTTGGAAGGTTTAGGAGGTGTGCCTGATCCG ACAAGCTCTAGTTTAATTGAAGGTCGATGGCAGTTAATGTTCACAACAAGACCCGGAACTGCATCCCCAATTCAG AGAACATTTGTGGGAGTTGACAACTTCAATGTCTTTCAAGAGGTATACCTTCGGACAGATGACCCACGTGTGTCCAATATCGTAAGATTCTCTGAAGCAATAGGCGAGCTAAAAGTAGAG GCAGCAGCATCAATTAAAGATGGAAAGCGGATCCTTTTCCGGTTTGATAGAGCAgccttttctttcaaatttttgccATTTAAGGTTCCATATCCAGTGCCGTTTAGGCTTCTAGGAGACGAAGCAAAGGGTTGGTTAGACACTACATATTTGTCACAATCTGGAAATCTTCGTATCTCAAGAGGAAACAAG GGCACCACGTTTGTTCTGCAAAAGAACACTGAACCAAGACAAAGATTTCTATCAGTCATTTCCAAGGGTACAGGAGTAATGGAG GCAATTAATGAGTTCATCTCCCTAAATCAGAACAAGGCTACAGGTGAACCACAGCTCTTAGAGGGAGAATGGCAAATGATTTGGAGCTCCCAG CAAGAGACAGACAGTTGGCTAGAAAATGCTGCCAATGGCCTTATGGGGACGCAG ATTGTGAAGGGTGAACAATTGAAGTTTGTGGTGGACATTTTGCTTGGGTTCAGATTTTCCATGATCGGCACATTCGT GAAAACTGGAGCAACCACGTATGAAGTTACAATGAATGATGCAGCCATCGTGGCTGGCCCAGTCGGGCTTCCAATGGAAATGGAAAGCAAGTTCAACTTAGAGTTGCT ATACACTGATGACAAGATTAGAATCACCCGAGGTTTCAGAAATATTACTTTCGTCCATTTACGTGTGGGCTGA
- the LOC104879633 gene encoding protein VACUOLELESS GAMETOPHYTES-like, translated as MGRLKNEEKPEEEKEDLFRHFSHEHPLELSCDTIETGQIICVGCGIHVLPGKAYYACRTCRFSLHSACYNMPRKVHHPADPGHDLILLLMPSFACKACGKPGSGFAYNCRICLQSYHSLCSVLPLSTSHYSHPHILNIEFSPPYDGVKGFRCDVCRNLGYDHWLYRCGPCGFDVHLNCALSNQPPQPQMVSSDNHFNHRSIPSNGVQPNQNVTFVPANVQGTNQVAYYVQANGMAPMAPPQAYPGHYYGNQMAVNGQNQGGMNGMKGLLVGSVASGMGQAVAQEIVHSVTSGWGNGSGSSGNGDSDIASSWVGGGANYI; from the coding sequence ATGGGGAGGCTCAAGAATGAAGAAAAGccagaagaagaaaaggaggatCTCTTTAGGCATTTCAGCCATGAACACCCTCTGGAACTCAGCTGTGATACAATCGAAACAGGTCAAATTATATGTGTTGGGTGTGGCATCCATGTACTTCCAGGAAAAGCCTATTACGCCTGTAGAACATGCCGCTTCTCTCTTCATAGCGCCTGCTACAACATGCCCAGAAAAGTCCATCACCCTGCAGACCCCGGCCACGACTTGATCCTCCTTCTCATGCCCTCCTTCGCCTGCAAAGCCTGTGGAAAACCCGGCTCTGGATTCGCATATAACTGTCGAATTTGCCTTCAAAGTTACCATAGTTTATGCTCAGTTTTGCCACTTTCTACCTCCCATTACTCCCATCCCCATATCCTAAACATCGAGTTCTCGCCTCCTTATGATGGTGTCAAGGGCTTTCGCTGTGATGTATGTAGGAACCTCGGGTATGACCATTGGCTGTACCGTTGTGGCCCTTGTGGATTCGATGTGCATCTCAACTGTGCCTTGTCTAACCAACCGCCTCAACCCCAGATGGTGTCCAGTGATAATCACTTTAATCACAGAAGCATACCCTCAAATGGGGTTCAGCCAAATCAGAATGTTACTTTTGTTCCAGCCAACGTCCAGGGAACCAATCAAGTAGCATATTATGTTCAGGCAAATGGAATGGCGCCCATGGCTCCTCCACAGGCCTATCCAGGGCACTATTATGGTAACCAGATGGCTGTCAATGGTCAGAATCAAGGTGGAATGAATGGGATGAAGGGGCTGCTTGTGGGATCTGTTGCTTCAGGCATGGGCCAAGCAGTAGCCCAAGAGATTGTGCATAGTGTTACAAGTGGATGGGGCAATGGATCGGGTTCCTCAGGTAACGGTGATTCGGATATAGCGAGCTCTTGGGTTGGGGGCGGAGCGAACTACATTTAA
- the LOC132253907 gene encoding protein VACUOLELESS GAMETOPHYTES-like → MIRRNNEEQEEERLLFRHFSHEHPLEVACDDSSRPESDRVTCVGCGIHLLPRKAYYTCRTCDFSLHRPCYNMPRKVHHPADPGHDLVLHLSTSFACKGCGNPGSGFSYHCGICLQSYHILCSALPLSTSHYSHPHVLKLEFSPPNYDGLEGFCCDICKNPGSDHWLYRCGTCEFDVHLHCAISNGQGHQSQTQETN, encoded by the coding sequence ATGATCAGGCGCAACaatgaagaacaagaagaagaaaggctTCTTTTTAGGCATTTCAGCCATGAACATCCCCTAGAAGTTGCCTGCGATGATAGTAGTCGTCCTGAATCAGACCGAGTCACCTGTGTTGGTTGTGGCATCCATTTACTTCCCAGGAAGGCCTATTACACCTGCAGAACATGTGACTTCTCTCTCCATCGTCCATGCTACAACATGCCAAGGAAAGTCCACCACCCGGCAGACCCTGGCCACGACTTAGTCCTTCATCTCTCGACCTCTTTCGCCTGCAAAGGATGTGGCAATCCTGGTTCTGGCTTCTCTTATCACTGTGGCATATGCCTTCAGAGTTACCATATTTTATGCTCAGCTTTGCCGCTTTCCACCTCCCATTATTCCCATCCCCACGTCCTAAAACTCGAGTTCTCCCCTCCTAATTATGATGGACTCGAGGGCTTCTGCTGTGACATATGCAAAAACCCGGGTTCTGACCATTGGCTCTATCGATGTGGGACCTGTGAGTTTGATGTTCACCTTCACTGTGCCATATCTAACGGTCAAGGCCATCAATCCCAGACTCAGGAAACCAACTAA
- the LOC100253646 gene encoding peroxidase N, producing MISFLMVCLGVRSQLTTDFYNESCPNLLTIVRKAVKNAIKTETRMAASLVRLHFHDCFVNGCDGSVLLDGSDGEKSALPNLNSVRGFDVVDTIKSSVESACPGVVSCADILAIAARDSVLLSGGNTWKVFLGRRDGLVANQTGANNGLPFPTDSLDTITQKFANVGLNQTDVVSLSGAHTIGLARCTTFSSRLFNFSGTGAADSTMDTEMVSDLQTLCPQSGDGNTTTSLDQNSTDLFDNHYFKNLLVGKGLLSSDQILFTGDAAASTTKSLVQNYSSDSGLFFSDFTNSMIKMGNINPKTGSNGEIRTNCRVVNS from the exons ATGATCAGCTTTTTGATGGTGTGTTTGGGTGTGAGGTCCCAACTCACCACTGATTTCTACAATGAAAGCTGCCCAAACCTTCTGACGATCGTGAGAAAGGCGGTTAAGAATGCTATCAAGACGGAGACGAGAATGGCGGCTTCTTTGGTTCGACTTCACTTCCATGATTGCTTTGTGAAT GGTTGCGATGGATCGGTTTTGCTAGATGGAAGTGATGGAGAGAAGTCTGCCTTACCCAACTTGAACTCAGTGAGAGGATTCGACGTTGTGGACACAATAAAAAGTTCTGTGGAGAGCGCATGTCCAGGAGTTGTTTCCTGCGCTGACATACTAGCCATAGCCGCCCGAGACTCCGTTCTCCTG AGTGGAGGAAATACATGGAAAGTATTTTTAGGAAGAAGAGATGGACTAGTTGCAAACCAGACAGGAGCAAATAATGGACTTCCTTTTCCAACTGATTCCTTGGATACAATCACTCAGAAATTTGCCAATGTCGGCCTCAATCAGACCGATGTCGTGTCGTTATCAG GTGCGCATACAATCGGATTAGCAAGATGTACTACCTTCAGCAGCAGATTGTTCAACTTCAGCGGAACAGGCGCTGCTGACTCTACAATGGACACGGAAATGGTGTCCGATTTGCAGACCTTATGCCCACAGAGTGGTGATGGGAACACGACAACCTCTCTCGACCAGAACTCAACCGATCTTTTCGACAACCATTACTTCAAGAACTTGCTCGTTGGGAAGGGTCTTCTTAGCTCTGATCAGATTCTATTTACTGGTGATGCAGCTGCTTCCACAACCAAAAGCCTTGTTCAAAACTACAGCAGTGACTCTGGCCTCTTCTTCTCCGATTTCACCAACTCCATGATCAAGATGGGGAATATCAACCCCAAAACTGGTTCCAATGGCGAGATTCGAACGAATTGCAGGGTGGTTAATTCATAA